The Amblyomma americanum isolate KBUSLIRL-KWMA chromosome 11, ASM5285725v1, whole genome shotgun sequence genome includes the window gcttgtcaccaaaatgctgagaggagcgacacctcgagggcctttcgaaggcagccctgaggtggtgggaaagaatctcccccttttttatatttttattatcttacccccgaatgcagaaatgtaacttggctcgaacttaacttccatcggtctcaagtgagctccatcgtgtttcataaaccaaactcggcttgaagtgcgacttgccaccggcttggctcgatcctagttcggtccaacttcaagtcggctgaggagcttgcttgaagccgacttcgttgtattttccaacatggccacctaccgatcggacgtcgcgcggagggtagctgcgttcgagttcgcttgccacgccatggacgtagtattttctgaggcccattcgttTCCGAAGTTtccacggccagcgttacgagatcgggggaaccccatggagccctacgacgacgagcagttcctcgcccgctatcggttctccaagaacgccgtgcgggagctgctcaccgtgttgcccctgcgtgaaagtcccgacaacaggggacagcctgttcctccgatgctgcagctactcctggctttgaggttttatggggctggtactttccaaaccgtcaccgggtatctggtgcggatttcgcagcccacggtgtgccgcgcagttggcaaggtcaccttgctgattgccaagcacctgcgcccgatgctggtgcagtttccagccgtctcgcagtttgaaaagctgatgcgggacttttatgagatcggtgaattccctggtgtgaccggctgcatagattgcacgcatgtccacatcaacagcccgggtggtgcagatgcggaagtctaccgaaaccgcaaaggctatttctccatcaatgtgcaggtgagcaatgaaaattgaaattctctgaacagttaccactgttcagctcattcgtattcgttcgcgtcgtgtacgtgctgtcattttatttatttccccgcggtgctacgaacgtacagtcacaagattacttgcccgaaagacgcgggtccgatcccggccgcggcgttcacatttcgatggaggcgaaaagctggaggcctgtgtactgtgcgacgtcgttgcacgctgaagaacaccaggtggtagaaatttccggagcctttcactacggcgtcccacatagcgaaatgtgtctcttcggaatatgcgatcgaggcccagcattttgttttagtactgctttataatgtagctttgtacttcatgaagagtgtagcttcgttctccatgctccatgaagagtagcactacattctaggcgctatattaccacgcaatcactgtgcaaattcaccgcaacgaaggttagttaatgtttccaatgacagtgcatgacaaagttgacaaagcttgaccacactttcgagctgtggcaataaatcaacgcagtattcctttatacgtgcaggtaccaaaaagcccacataaagacacggaatgtggtcgaaaggacattcggtgtctggaagcgcctcttcccttgtctggatatggggctccagcacaagccgaaacaagctccagtgatcatcacagcgtgtgcagccctgcagaactttgcatgtttgatgaaggagccacagcctcctattgaaagcgctcccatccaggacgctccaccggctcgcaccagcacgacagcagcgaggcggccagagcacctgccacctgttgatgctgtcagcgacagcttgtcgggaatgcaggcacgacgggtgcccatgcagaagagcttcacataggtaagaaatgcacagtcctcaacactgtcccatgcattttgaataaagcatgtttataatgcgcacttgctcatgctacccgtatcccCCCAACCtttgtgcaggaactaaagaaatgttagagcaatgggaacgactagcagcagttcaagcggcgggacgaagaggtcgacgaagtgcagctggggatcctgagtgactcctgagagtgtgctcatcatgacgctctctgatctacgaccgcagaccttcactgcgaatacacccctttacacaagaattttttctcagcttcggaagcttttaagttgcgagcttgttgcattaacaaactGCGACTCTTCCACTTCTAGGTTCTGCTTTTCTTGATAtagtgttctatttcaaatgctatttttcaagaacgctgtattgatcttgcaggaggcgaataccagaaaagctcttgttgaccctgctgctgagggtcttaatggcgctcagttcatttgtttaagagctgctgccttggcggctttgcttacacgcatgtgaaaaattaccagatttggtaaagtacAACAGTTGGGCCTTAGGTGTAgcagtcgcagggcttgtgcacctttccacagagcaaacatttgtgtggctgttttggtagcggcatggaattcaggttcctcacagcaagtagttctgctacttcgtctttcctactttcacccggcttgcacttcaagcttgggctcttgcatgtcttccatgtgttgagtataaatttgtttttatgtcacaattgtaatgacaaagaagtgcccatgtggcagcgggactgctctcggcaATCGCGTGCTTCGGGTTTgtgctgctggaaccgttgactgtctgtgaacgctgttctgcgctttgtactttctgcccggaaaacccattgcacaatcattaatttcaaatatcccttttacaacaaaacgagatgttcccaattgcctacaatgatgaaattccagatcactgcgaagttttgttttctggcttgccaacagaggtgtgttatgaatcagttattaaatttctcacttttttttggctgtattgaggtaaaaaaaaacatgagtgtattcttttcatttggtttgctttcaagatggtgtagaacggtcgaaccttcagctgtcacactggagccttcttttcaaggaacgatgctcgagCGGTTTGTGGTGCATTgtcgctctctctcgtctctgttcaaagtgggagttggttgttgtcatagtatggtgcaaaaggtcgattctttaggtctgaaatgggcttcctgacatgatccacatgcctGGTCCAGCTTAATCTCTTGcaacaaagttgcataacgggcagtaactggcacagagaaagaagcgaaagaagcagcatatgtgcggagaggattccaggcattgttgtgtcatggtgaaacataccaacctacagtgtgtgacctgtgagcatttttaatttacaagtgtaaaggtcatggtcgtacatagaactcctgtaactgttgctaaggctacacaatctgtctgcgagcagttgcactcaatattcattgtcctcgagccaaatgcacctggtgtttgttaggtgccttgctttgcatggctgaatacaaacactagatcataaagtgagtcgtcatgagccaacaccaacagttagtcgagatcattgtgtgcgggcactactgatgtttgggaacgccttgctgccgcagtcatggtggaccactgaaagataatttatgaccccagtagtgtttgcaactttttgttttgtgggttcaatgaatggtttgtgatatgactaggtagctacttctagctcgcaagtgttgtagtgaaatcttttacatgcaaacacttggactagcggttcttttgatttgtacatgcagttactggttggctgtcacagcttaaatctggctttgcatttgagccggccttcttggaactgtgctgattccactcatcgagaactggcatgttttgaaattgttacatggtttggcggggttcgaaatagcagaacgtgggtgccatcagcaagtgtttttttgatgcatgcttctttatagtctttttttgtcatgcctagtgcggcttgtcacaggaatgtggtggccatatttttgaagcaatagattacttcagcaaagcgggaggctgtggcattgtattgactcaagctatgggcccaccttgtagacagcataggaggaatcgcattctttaagggtttcggttcttgagtaggaggcactagctgcgagggtttaggttagatgagacagcaaagataatggaaggagtagagagcggtgttggcctttgagcatttatgtggtgttgacttgcgtgagccaatattgttgactttttatacatggaaactttaacaatgtggcctgcaattttctctactggttggttttgcaagcaatgccaggggaggtttttccttcctagagcagccatatttgtagcatacagcaatgcgtatttctatgaataaattgctgttttgcatccaaagatccatatagccatagcagcataagtaccacgcaaccatcctacctgcctcctgctatgcgatagcttgtcagacttgcatgcaaggtggtgacggggctgtatgtctgttcccaccgagtcatgtgcttaaaacggtacatgtgcaaatgaagtgtagttatgtggatttgccacataatatttgtgcaagcattcacacagcattccagtttcattcagtcataggcaccgtttattctggtgcctctcgcagcctacgaagctgttcaagtttgatttgtttttcaatttctaagatttccaattccaatttttttttctggatatcaaggaGTTTTTTCTTATGCCGCTCTTGAAGAATACTGTTGTGGTCCTCTCGcatcagctgcagacgcagtccatgctcttcgcgcagtaaggccgctctatagtcgttctcatctgccagagacctttctaaaagggccatccgccctcttggagccctgccagcgtcaccggtggccactgcttcagcagtagtgggaccagcggcagctccagaagcaactgtagcactgctgcagcctgctgcagctgtgctggaagcatcagcaggttgcacagcaggaaaaaagagattgctctcctgctcaattgcttctggagttgccccactcttaccaacagcagccgctggtgactgcggctcatccacgagcggaggttcccagtcgtcttctataataaagaaaaggtaaaaattagttggacaaatctaagcttacaacacattagctgtctgcctcaacagcacagattgttgggtcaattggtgaagagacgttataacgaaagctttataatgttcttatataaggcaccacttgcccttctcggcgccaaatagctgccgtttctgggggccccagtttagtcattctgttttgttctcCCATATTCCTCACCTTTTACTCTGAAttatgcctgatgacctcactttatttttttctgctaatacagtagtgatagtcacgcaggccccgagttttacacatgttattatcctctaactctgcacctgcagcttttttgctcattcaatgggtttcttttcaattttagtatatttgctagtttgtactcatgcgtgtcctctggcccagggagccagttatacgcccttcctttcttcaaaatcatcagcgtctagaactttgtcaatgccaatgaacgccgacagctttcactttgtatatcctggagtagctgagctaatccactttcattttttttgcaaaggtttccttgtaatgcctgcctgcttgcttcgccgcatatatgcgacacaaatgccaaggtgaggcatacaagaaaggtgacaaatactgcagcctgagcctgagggctacagaaaacatgcgcttcgagtgaaacctctgcactgcaaaactaacaatttccttgaaactagcagccaaattcgaaaaggctttgagcattacacataggcaagctgcaccattattcacaacaagaatgttgttaccttatccctggagcaccatcatgtacaagtacacagaaatatgaaaatttatgtgaaggagtgcatgcataatgaaactgcattaaagttggcattcgtttaaagtgaggcaggaatggcaaacaagacacaaaaacatcatcaggagagaatgtcataatgaatgcagttcaggttgcagcactgaatgcttgctccctcggtgtccgacggttaaccaactcctcgccttccgctacaggaacacagcataccactcacatgaatataagccgtcaagtcaaaatgccttcagagtgctgtccaacaacacgcagcttggagcaggtcatcctttcgcactgtcaaccaatgcagcctttatctgcacaaacattcagccaaccacatgtagagcagctttccacagtgttctattaaatgagatttttataatttgttgtagatgaactgcacagtcctcatagcaggttcaaggcaataaaaaacattgaaacagcgtcaattgacagtacacgctgccgttgtcatcaaaggaatataaagagaggagtgctgtttttctacaacatgcaaagtgctttctttacctgcataatggaattcttcattgcctgctccatccaccattggctgcaacaatcttataacaggcaaacttgccactggtggcaggtcgatgcctccatcagagtcagtctggttgcctaccctggtcattatgtggctggcaacagcaatgacttgctcactttgagcgctcacagtgcattgagctgaccctcctcctgaaaagtaaaaagacaccgcacacagtgaagctactcttaatttatagacaatgcgccattaaaatattttgttcatgaagtgccacacaaaagcaaccaaaggcacacaaatgcatgcaactgtgtgttgttttcgctacgtttttctgccacccgtcccagcagtgccaggaatgagtaaaggtaggtagctgtatgtacagccttccggatattcaatagtaccaagcaactgtcaatacatggcttgcactgacgtcgtagctgggaaccctgggatactgttccgccatgttggtgcagtcgcagcggccgtggtgcacttgatgcaattcgcgcgtacggtgtacttcgacggcgttgcgatggttatctacgctgttgttggatgctccaaccgcacttgttgggcgaaatcaacaaacacaaacctttttcgtcttccaaaggtcatcgagcatcaaggtgaccgtacgaaagctttatgcgcgaagcgacgggaggggtggctggctcgtataaaacgtgctgatctcaacaccgaaaggacgggcatacgtgtttgcggcgcccacttcgtaaaaggtaagtctgttgcatatgcacagtgtttatttaggtgcatgacttacaagcatagcggaaaatctcattttaaacaaatttttcttgcactttgtaggcagaccatcaaaactgtgggaggagacggacccggactgggcccatacgcttttgctcggctacagcgcaaaacaatggtgatcccggtcgccacgctcgcgcggcaagacgacggacccagaaaggcgcggctcaagcggagcgtcaggctgaggagtcgggaacaatggaggctacgaatccaaattaacattgggcacatctctgcgaaggcacacgtcactgtcgatcttgtcgcgctgccggaccgtcgaaaacggcaacagcgatgagcttgatcacttaatgcgggccatagtgcgcgacgcgacaggcgagacctaaattgttggtcgacaaatctgtagcgagcgataacaatctctccacgcatgaccgtttcttttttgcgcaataacttgttgggtttccaaactaagataaaccagcaacggttcctttcatatgcccataaaaatagaataactcgtgatttaatctgaagtcgtccaggctcagtacatatgaagaaatgaatcactagcctgacagtttgtaaacagttctttttaaaactttactgagtgattgcttacactcagtcacttgtggatttaataaccgttatttctttactctaatccttacaaagatcaatgccctgcggcttacctctccaagtagaagcaccttgtccccttgcagctgttttgccgacagtcccttcacccagccgctagtgaaataattatgcgcctcggtggacctaaacgccttcatttcttcaagggtcagaaagcttgcagaaaaaacaaggtaattgacgatgtaACCGTAACAAATCTGTGGAAATACgtcgacatcgcttgtgtccgttcccggccgcagcatgaacgggtcgatattatcgcagagacgcactttttccgcataccgaacccgctccgaccccgtaagatctaagcggtaggtagcgtctaaaggctgcttatTGAGAAGCGgaggcatgccacacaaaaggcaacaaaattgcacgcgttaccactagcgaggaaacgcgtgcgacCTGCACACCtccgactccgcacagactgcaccaacatgtccgccgcagcgcgcgccgccggacgtgacgtcacatgcaaaccatgtatagcgcggcaagtttcctcatgaacatgaaggtcgccagtgtagacaccgtctggtctacggtgcacccaatttggcttcgcggcgcgatagtatgcgaatggtaccaactccgagcaaaatcgtccgttgtcagttcgctgctggccaggcgcgagccctccgtcccagtgcactgcccgctcatcatagtcttctatgcagcagaaatcgcatgccttcgtgctgacttgaatgtagcaaacattctctgtagtttttaaaaattacagaggctgtacaggatactgcttgggcattatttacacgattaacgcaggctgcattcatctgcgtttgtaaataaagcagagtaCACTGCACCGAAACGTTATTACTTGCCCATTTACGTGTTATCACATTGTTCCtaaaaaaaactatgcattccagtacacgttgcttacgccgaccgaagtagaataatcatgcccttatccatggcatacaaagcatgcaggaacaaacatttgtaaacgACCTGCAAGacgcgctcacctgtcttgtggcgatctctctttttcctcgcgtcctcttccttcgacttttgtttaggttggcccagcatttcttgagctgattggggtcACGTCGGGTCACCCCGTGATTGCTGTTAAACAGCCCGGCAATTTCCTTCCAAGCGGCGTTGttttttgccagcgacgacacatcggtttttttgcactctaatatatgccgacgtgcgttaacaaaacacaataacaattccttttcctcgaacgtgaactgaggcgctggtctccgctaggagcaggaaaagcatgggaaaaactggctatggctcaactaggattggctcaatgtggagcacgttgccagccaaaaacgtcaatcaagtggaagcagcgggtagcactgaaatgtagtttttattgttagcaattttatgcaggtcactcacacctagtgcctgtttatgactgctgaacgagatgcgttgttttataggagcaaaatgggcattattataatagattgttcaatactctcatccccagacgagcaatgcgccctcgctttcaagcacgcgcttaacttgacgaagcaagtcaggttgaccatctatgaaacacgaaacccaac containing:
- the LOC144109861 gene encoding uncharacterized protein LOC144109861, giving the protein MSWTAVLGRSASVIDVCLQPVRKSSELGRQSRGGSAQCTVSAQSEQVIAVASHIMTRVGNQTDSDGGIDLPPVASLPVIRLLQPMVDGAGNEEFHYAEDDWEPPLVDEPQSPAAAVGKSGATPEAIEQESNLFFPAVQPADASSTAAAGCSSATVASGAAAGPTTAEAVATGDAGRAPRGRMALLERSLADENDYRAALLREEHGLRLQLMREDHNIPAQRLGGYG